Proteins from one Gossypium raimondii isolate GPD5lz chromosome 8, ASM2569854v1, whole genome shotgun sequence genomic window:
- the LOC105792786 gene encoding auxin-responsive protein SAUR71, producing MKQLIRRLSRVADVSAQYNLLRSDSSSSSSGSRHRSSAASAARAESFRVAVKKTVPQGYVPVYVGEEMERFVVSAELLNHPVFVGLLNKSAQEYGYEQKGVLHIPCHVLVFERVMEALRLGVESRDLQDLLRSFSDDCLNDF from the coding sequence ATGAAGCAACTCATCCGCCGTCTTTCCCGCGTCGCCGACGTTTCCGCCCAGTACAACCTCCTCCGCTCCGACTCTTCCTCCTCTTCTTCCGGTAGCCGCCATCGTTCTTCCGCCGCATCCGCCGCTAGGGCTGAATCTTTCCGTGTGGCGGTTAAAAAGACGGTGCCTCAAGGTTACGTTCCGGTTTACGTAGGGGAAGAGATGGAGCGGTTCGTTGTGAGTGCGGAGTTGCTGAATCACCCGGTTTTCGTCGGTTTGCTTAATAAATCGGCTCAGGAATACGGGTATGAACAAAAAGGGGTACTTCATATTCCGTGTCACGTACTGGTTTTTGAAAGGGTTATGGAAGCGTTAAGACTTGGGGTTGAGTCACGTGACTTACAGGATCTACTCCGGTCATTCTCCGATGActgtttaaatgatttttag